AAGCAGTTAAGTTTTGAATTTTTCGGGTGGGCCACAGTCATATGCATGACAATAACAGAGCCAATGAGGGCACTTAAGTAgccagaaaaaaacatattgatATTGATGTTCCACTGGCTGAATGATATCCAATTCATATCACCATCGCACTCCAATTTGCTCAGATCGTATCtggaggaaaatggaggaaatCCTAGGAGGTTATTCTCACCTGAATGCTACATACTAGCCTTTGTCAGCTAACATGTAGTGTTTGAGTTTTTAAAGGCGAGGAGGGTCACTGGTTTAACGGGGGAGATGATAAGGTGCCAATATCCTATGTGCATGTTGGCACAAGCAATAACtccattttatctttaaatataaaaaggttGTTTTGCTGCTCTATGCTAACCCTTTAACCTTGGAAGGAAAGCATTTAAGGAAGTGCTAATAACATCTGCTTTACTGTTCGGCAGAACAAGACTCTTCCACTGGAGAACACAACAGACTGTCTCAGCACCATGGCCAGTGTCTGTAAAGTCATGCTGGAGACACCGTGagttacacatacacacacattcaatcaACCTGTGGTatgtgcactttttttatttatttttttaaccaactTCATACCAATCGATAATATATTAAATTAGTATTTTGCAAACTCGAAAGAatttgacacaaacattttcctctATGAAGGCCAGAATCTTTCAAACAAAGCAATTACATACTCTGATtttccctccccttttttttttttttttcttttctttttctttctcctgttaTCACAAAACACAATGTCTGCGGTCACCAGCTGCATCAATTAAACCTTAACCTATTGATACCACAGCAGACACATCTGTCAGTGCATGGGGTTTGTTCTTTACAGAAGACACACAACTGGTTTATTACCATCGCAACTGATTCAACAAACTCTCCATATCAGTGGCAGCCATCTTGGCTGTTACTGAAAATGTTCCAGCAGTTCTCCTCTATACGTCATTGCATCAAACCTGCCCaattttagataaaaaaaaaaatggatctgAATGTTAACATGAGCTGATTGTTCAGTCTGGTTTCCAGGCTGTAAATCTGTTTCTTGTCTACTGCTGTTTTCTCACTCTGGCTCGGTGATGTTTTCAGGGAATATTCCAGTCGTTTCAGCAGCGAAGATACGCTCTTGTTTTGCATGAGGGTCATGGTCGGGGTCATCATTCTGTATGACCACGTCCACCCCAACGGCGCCTTCAACAAGTCCTCCAAGATAGACGTaagacacaagcacacactctcAGCTGCTGAGATCATGTAACATCAGCCCCTCAGACCACAGATCCTTTCCTGTCCTTTCCTGCTCTCACTCTGTTAATTCCTCTCAGATGAAAGGCTGCATAAAAGTCCTGAAGGACCAGCCAGCAGACAACGTAGAAGGCCTACTGAATGCCCTCAAGTAGGCTCCTCTCACTCTATTTAAATTCTGATACACAGAGCAATGCTGCTAACAGCCTCCTAATGCATCACTTATTATTTCTCTCTTCAGATTTACCACAAAACACCTGAATGATGAGTCCACTCCGAAGAACATCAGAACAATGCTCCAGtaatgttggctttttttttttttttttaatatatataaatagatatGAAGAGGCTCAATGCTCTGACCTCAAATAAGATGTATATGtttacattatttaaaaagactcGATGTCAATacttgtgtgtatttgcatagTCATTCCCTCCAAGTTATTGAAATCTGCAAACATGTAAAAAGCATCACATCAATTGCCTCTGCTGTTAACAGCTGTTGAAGCACAAATGACGGATCTGTCAGCCTGATACCGTAACTTAGCAAGCAGCGCATAAAAAATTAGCAGTGGCAGCATAAAAATGTCCTTAAACAAATCTTGTCAGTCGTTTATTTGACAATGAAAGTCAAATTCACCTTATTGGgctgttagtgtgtttgttttataaacAGTCAAATTTGAAAGGTTGtcatttcaaacaaatcagCATGTATTAAATTAAGTGAAATGTTGTATCATCCCATGTTTTTAACCTGATTACAAAGTTCAAGATTTATTGACAATATGAAATCAGTCAATGTTAAGTGGACATGTCTGTTGAAGTGAAGGGCTAAATGTTGATTGAGAGTAGGTAAGGGACTGATTGGTTTGACCTGTTTAAAcgcattttcatgttttcttttttatagtCTGCTGTTATATTTTGATGTTGCTCTTTTCAAACTCCAGCCTTGTTCgtctgatgtaaaaaaaaaaaaaaaaatttaataataataaattcactGTGAACgtaaaaacacactttgcaCATTCAGTGATATCCGGTTTGTCAAAGTTGGTTTAACATCAGAGGTTTTGCTGACAGAGTATGTTATAATAGAGAatcacaaaatcaaatcaaatcaaaacaaccagatgtttttatttaaccGTTTGTTGCGATGCTCTGAATGACACCTGTGTTTTGCCATGTTCtaagtatctttttttttagcttttgtattaaacatgaaaagaaaggTCCCCCAAAATCTGTAATCCTGTATAAATGAAGCAAGAATTTTAaagattttctctttctgtttcaaaTTAGTTTAATACCaggttgattttcttttcttttcttttttttaaatagaaattttTATAATTGACTTCTATACCAAGGATCATTTCATAACCTAAAAACTGACCGTTTGGGTCACAATGTACACCTCAAAATTTGCCTTAAATTGGAATTTTAAAGTATGAAAGACTGTAGAGACTTCAGTGAATTGTGAGACTGATCAGTGTCACATCATACACAGCGCTGTATTTCTGATATTGTAGCTCATTTTACTAAAATTTCATCACAAACCTGCCTGATTTGTTCCCCGGCTCGTCCACAAGCATCAGCTGCACCAGCTGACCTGCTGAAACTCACCTGTTCACATGGTGACAATCTCAGACAATCTCCTCATCCGTCATGAtgttcgtgttttttttttttttttttgttgttgtttgtttgtttgtttgttttttttaggttcCATTAACCTTAAAAGTTAATGGAgtgaaacaaaaatgtcttAAAGGACGCAACTTGTTCGTCAGTATGCTTTTAGTAAAATCTACTTTTTCAGAGAAAGTATTAAGCAGACACCATCATCACCCCTGTGATCTTGCTTTATGGGAATGTCTGTCTTATCAGGAAGGACAGCATTGCCTTGAATAAACCACTCTAACAAATACCAGGGAGCAGTAAAGTCTATTCTTTCATCCAGAATTACTCCAATTTGTGAGGCCACTCATCCTGCCCTCTGTACCATACACACTATGCCCTTTGATTAACATACCATCGCGCAGTTAAGTAACCTGAAATCACCATGTCTGGTATCTACCATTCATTTAAGCCTTGTtcatttttgatcattttgtatttagtaatgtgtgtgtgtgtgtgtgtgtgtgtgagagagagagagagccataCTTTGAATGCAATGTTTTATATGCAATGGATGAGACTTAAAGTAATGTGTACATATGATACTGATATTTCATATCTgacttaagttttttttttttttttttttttttgtttgtttttttaataagaaTCACATCCTCTGTCACGTGTCATTGATGTACACAAAGCGCCTCTCTGCCCAGAATATGCTACTGTGAGTTGAATGCAAGATGTCGTTTTGAATACTGAGACATTTTTTCAGTCTTAAACTGACAGCtactgtttaatgtttttgcaGTTCGGACTCGTTTATATAAATAGTTTTGGCTTTGTATTGCATTCTGAGTGGGATGTGTGGATTGGATAATAAAGGTGGTACATTTCTTACACAGACTGTGGTTCTTTTGTTCTTATTTATAACACGTGGTACACAGCTAGTGTGGTTATGTTGTGCACCTGATGTTCCTGGTTCATTGATGCTAACTAAGGTTACCctaaggttttttgttttgtcttgttttgactttcttaatgttatttttatattgaatgTTGTTAGTATTTTTCCATCAGGACTGTTTGGAGTATGGATGACCTTGTGGGCAGGAACAAAACATGGACCCACACCTCAAAACATTGCTCCATGCCACAATGCTAGTGAAAAATCTCTTgtgagtttaaataaaaattatttgaaagttttgctgttgctacaCAGCTAACATTAGTGTTAACATCTGCTAACTCACTAGGCTAGATATATCAAACTTCATTCCTGTCTCTCCACAGAGTTACCTTTTAGAGGTGGAAGGCAACACAAATGTTGCAATAATGTCTTTTTGTCTACTGAAGTTTGCAATGCCAACCTGCTGGCAGCCTCCCCTTTAAATAATCAGCGCTGTTAAGATAAAAGCAGTTGTAATGTAACTACAAGATCAGAAACACTGAATGCAGCTCATGAAAAAGGTTCAtcaccttttatttttaaagtaacaAGATACATCTCAAAGTTATGATTATGTAAAATGTTCATCACAATTCAATCTCATGTTCAGCCAGAGCTTTTTACACAGCACAATATAATTCAGTAAATCAGTAAATAATACACCCAGCTGCACCTTCTAACATGCTTCAATGCTGAATTGTCTTGGTGCTGCAGTTCTGATGTCATCCTGATGGGGGTGATATGCTTCACTCATGAATGAGGGTGAGGAGCAGGCACAGTCCACGGCCGGTGCTCAAAGAGAGGTGTACCTAGAATTGATGATATTATGTTGAGTTTGAAAAAGTGAACACAATACATCAACCTTTGCATATTAAATGACTTGAAATGCTCTTTTGTTTGAAACTACTGTAATGAAATatgtttgaataaaacaaagttacaatatatatatatatacctttgtatttttcattgcaATAAAGTGTAATGAGCCTGCAATTCAGTAGAACAACATTTCTAACAGGGTCACAAATTGCATTCAGTCTCTGACTTTTCTTGCAGATTCAGTCACTTTTTCTTAATGCACAGTGTGTGCTGAAAGCGTTTGTTGCTGTGTGGTTACATCATATTCAGCCCAGAGGAGGGGTGCCTTACTGGGAGAGCTCCGGTGAGAGCGCTGGGATGCCCGGAACGCCTCAGCACTCAGCTGCGGCACCGCCACCCTCACAGGCCCCGGACAGATCCCAGCATTCCACCGGGCCAGGCGCAGCAGGCCGTCTGCAGCCTCCTCGTTGGGGGGGTGGTCCTCACTGTGAGAGGCCCACTGAGGTCGAGCCATACTCTGACGATGAAGAGGATGGGATCTGTGGTTGGAGCTCAGGGACATctgaaagaggaggacagaTGTCAGAGAACTGGGTTTACTTTGATAAAGTGTTCagaaaaatggatttaaaaaaaaaaataataccatATAGAGgcattgaaataaatgtatgatgGGTCCATCGCAGCCTGAATATTAAATGCCACAGTGTCCTTTATGTCACCCTTTCCACCCCCTTTCTGAGCCTTTCTGTGTAAACGCTCCTCCATAATGCATGATACCTGCTGGCTGCACAGTCCCCAGAGAACCTTCCACATTTAGCCCCCCTCCCTTTGAATCAGACAGGGAGGTCACAGTCACAGTGGGGTAAAAGTGGGGATGAtaaatggggggtggggggtcgtGTTACCAGAGATTTGGCTTTGCGGAGTTTGTAATTTGCCTCAGACAGTTTTTTCTTGCTCTCGCCGTCTGGCTTGAGGCTGGtactgctgcaggaggaggcaCCTCTCATCcgcctgcagagagagagagagagcaaacacCTCAGCACATCTATGCTTCCTAATAAAGTACTGGTTGTTTACAATCAGGGGCAGAGTTAGTTTGAGCTGTACAGCCATCAGTACTGAACTGATTTGTGTTGAACTTTGTGGAGAGACAGAGCATGGACCAGAGAAGAACCTGTTCAACTTTGATGCGTCTCCAGATCATTTTATTCTGAattacagtcagtcagtccctCTCTCTGCATTATTAGACATGAACCTTTGATTATTGTAGCAGAAACATAACACATAACCTCTTTTCAGATAATAGAGCGTCACTAGacagaatgatgatgatgcacatTGAAATTAGCTGTGTTCATATTTGTTATCGAAGTTGGCTTCTTGAGAAGCATCTTGGACAGTTAAAGCCAAATGGAAAAATATTGCAGATATTCTGATGCTGTGGATTTTTCATTGAGTATATAATATATCTTCAATATGCCTGGATGGCTACCTTTTGTTATCTGATGTCTTGTCTAAGCACCTGACACAGGAGTCTATTTTATAGTGatatatgtttgtattttgtttccCTAGCCAACCTCCATGTTCCAATCTTAGATACTTTGATTGTCAAGAAGTAGATCCTGATAATATTATGTCCTTAAATCATATCATGTCTTTATAGTGTTTTAAGTGTTTCAAGTGAAGATGGGTTGGGTGAGTGTTaagtttctgctgctgctttgtacAGTCTTACACCGTCAGAGCCTGCTCCATGGGGTCCAGGTTGTCCAGGTAGTTAAAGCGCTGTGTGTCTTTGGGATGCCTGTCTGAATCTCTCCATGGaggcttcctctctctgcttaaTCCAGTCTTGAAACTGCTCCCAACTCTCTGGATAGCAGACCCTGGACGCTCCCCGGTCAGGAGGCCTGGTTCTGGCAGATCTTCGTGTCTTCCATTGATCCGTGTTACATCTGGAATCAAAAACTGCTGCTGGGACGAGGCAGTCTGGAGGCAGGCGAGATTCTGTATTGACATTCTATCACAGAAATCTTCTTATCCTGAGCCACAGTTCTGTTAATGTGAAATATGAGGATGAATCCTGACCCTTTGAGGGGAGAGTCGCAGCTCTTGCACAGTCTGGATGTAGTGTCTCTTCCAGACGCCTTGCTCGAACCGTGTGGGGGAGAAACTGATGGACCAGCCGTGCTTCAGACACTTGGGAATCCACAGCTGGTCCAGCTCCACTATGCTCTTCCAGTGCCAGCTCACCTGTCCACAGCAGGCAGTGAAACAAAGGCACCAGAATTTCAATTTCACTCCTCACGATTCTCAGCTGATTAGGTCCACATTATGTTGAGTTTGGGTACCTGTGCACACCGACAGAGGCTGCGGGGGTCCAGGAATGAGAAGAGGTAGAGGCAGAGGGCTCTGGGCAGCAGGCAGGTAAAGTCTGCAGCCTGCAGGGGGAGCCGTCCGCTCACACTGACACTGAGGAacctcagctgctcctctgaaCAGCTCAGCACACAGTCCTGCAGCACTGCCCTCCTCTGCCTGTCAGACCACCTGTCAAACTGAACACATGGATCTGTCACGTCCACTCCAACAGCTCGGTTCAGCTGGATCAAAGATGGATTCCAGTGAGCACATGGTGTGGTTTTGAATGTCCAGTTATTTGAATGGGACACAACAAAGGTCCTTCAGCTTTAGTCTATTCTTACCCACTTTGCCAGAAGGATTCGCCTCTCTTCAAAGacctgagggagaggagaggatgtaGGAACAGGTGAATCGTCTGGTGTCAACataaattatttccaaaaactTGGACCAAACTGAAAACCGAATCCTGTTTTCTTccatcacagtgacagaaactCAAGTCTCATGTGCGAAAGCAAACCCAAGGATGGACAGTAACAGACAGAAGCCAACAGTGGCTGTAGTAGATAAAGCTGGGAATTTTTCACCAGACCCTCATCCTAAATCCATGTTCACCGATCAAACTTGAAGGCGTACTGAAGCAATGAAGCTGTGTACTTCATCCTCTTCTGATCAAAACTGTGCTTCATTAATGCATGAAACTAACTCCAATTTTAGAACCTCATAAATAAGAACCTGTGCTCATCTCAATAAATAAGTAATGTGCCGTGGTCTGCAGATAGCATGATGTTTATCTAGTATAATTTTGCAGGGGGGATTAGGAGAGCTGACCTTGCTGTTTGCCACAGGGTGGTTCAGAGGAGTCCAGGCGCTCAGCTTAGTCTGCATCTTGGCACAGGTTGACGGTGACCTTGGTGCATGTGGCATCTCCAGGTTACATCTAGGTGGAGGTGGCATGCTGAAATACACATAGATTGAACTTTTTGGTGGTTCGGTGCTCTTTGCTTcccatttttcattgtgtgtatCATGTTAACATTTTTCCCTAAAGGCTTGCTATAAAGTTTTGGCACTTAACAGCATCTGCCTGAGCACATAAACTCTCATGCTGAGTCTCCTGGAAAACACTTGAAAAACACTTTTGATCCCCTCCGATATAGTCTGATAAGTGAAGCCAGATGATAGTCATGTTGTAGAGTAATTCTTACGATTTTTCTCCACTGTTacccaaagaaaagcaaacaaaggaTCGCCATTTTGTATCCAGCTGTATCCTGTTAAAATAAGATTTTGGTGTAACCAAAACCATTCCAAATTGAAAATGGCAAGACCCCAACCTGTcttgcagacacagacacacacttatgGCGGCATTGTTGTACTACATGTGTGAATAAGACACTGCTGCTCAGCACTGTACAGCACAGTCCCTTTGGTATTTAACTCACCATCAATTCTCCTCGGTCGACCCAAAATGTAAATCCACCTCTTAGGCTCACTTTGTGTATCTGTCCCCGATGGCCTTTGTGCCCGTACACCCAAACTCCACTTCGTCTTCCCACTCCCCTGTGCACAGTTTACTTGTTTCCATAGTAACAGTGAGTGTGCTCTCCTTACACTGACTGGCTCGTCACGGCCTGCCACACACGAGGGGGGTGCTGCAAAGCCAACCGCGGTGGAGAGTGTGGAGTATGCAGGCCTCGGTGGCTCTAATGATGACAAATGTAACACAGAGGGCCTGACGCTGCAATTTCTGTAGAGACCATCTTCTTCCTACACACTGATGCGACAAAAAGATGTCTGTATTCTTGTGAAGCAAGTATCCTTCACAAGAATATATGTGAGAcactgggggggaaaaaacgaTTCCTAGAACGACAGGACAATTGAAATAGAGTTGGGCCAACTGTGTAAACATTAATTGCATAACATGCATGTATATAAAGTTCACATAATTGCTGTGACTTTTCTAACTATGacgtgatgaagatgatgaagatgactgCAGTAGCAGGAGTTGAGGCAGTATTGTAGCTCCATTATAAAAGCCTCATATAGGCGTTGGCTCGGGGGCTTCTCTACACATTACTGCGTCTGGCCcgcagctgcagcttcacttgAAAGCACATTTAGGCCCTTGTGATGGGAAACACTCCGTCCCACCGGGCCCTGAACTTTCCCATTCAGAAGCACAGGGCCTGCTCGTGCTCGGATGGGCGACCGCGCGCAATAAAGGCAGAAAACCTGCtgtgaagaaagaggaaagagatgagACAAGTTACAAATACCGAGGCAGAGCAAACCGGAAACACTGAGAGCACTCCTTCAAAATGATATATTAAACCGCAGTAAGATTTTCAGTTGTTGATTTATGTGATCATATAAGCATCATATAATTTTAGATTTCACGCAGATTAGAATAAATATAACTTTCCAGTGTTTAAGCATCCGTCTACAGTTGTATCTGGTTGATAGTGTAAAGTCTAATCTAACGTAGCCACTGGCGCTAAAGATTTTTATATAATAATGCCGATGCCTGAAGGGAACTAGACATTATaagtgataaataaatattggaATCAGAAGTATACGGATAAACTCTGAAGTTTTGCTCTTTTTTGAAGTTGTGTTACAGTAGAGCATCTAAATATAGACTTATGCATGGGTTTTAAACtattggaaaaaataaagtgaaaaaaaaccCCTCCCTAAATTCACTGAGtgaagttttttatttgtttttgcttttttccccctctttatTTCTACTTTTGGCTTTCTACATT
This genomic interval from Echeneis naucrates chromosome 24, fEcheNa1.1, whole genome shotgun sequence contains the following:
- the fbxo16 gene encoding F-box only protein 16, which codes for MPHAPRSPSTCAKMQTKLSAWTPLNHPVANSKVFEERRILLAKWFDRWSDRQRRAVLQDCVLSCSEEQLRFLSVSVSGRLPLQAADFTCLLPRALCLYLFSFLDPRSLCRCAQVSWHWKSIVELDQLWIPKCLKHGWSISFSPTRFEQGVWKRHYIQTVQELRLSPQRTASSQQQFLIPDVTRINGRHEDLPEPGLLTGERPGSAIQRVGSSFKTGLSRERKPPWRDSDRHPKDTQRFNYLDNLDPMEQALTVRMRGASSCSSTSLKPDGESKKKLSEANYKLRKAKSLMSLSSNHRSHPLHRQSMARPQWASHSEDHPPNEEAADGLLRLARWNAGICPGPVRVAVPQLSAEAFRASQRSHRSSPSHPYSKQS